The proteins below are encoded in one region of Aeromonas jandaei:
- a CDS encoding DUF3334 family protein: protein MIVTRSDDDVVLTTEDVLLSLCNSVTDVLSAATMSQVRFSGMVQRISKTCLKPDIGCFVLFDGGFSGLVVINFSAAAAMELYESYMLSMGLSKEDLAISHTSDEVSNVMGELMNQIVGSFTVKVGRDLQTHITQNQPKMLALNKQVMLSVDTNLDSPESRRVTFFTARNNIFYLELAMDKTEFIRIHNEGMEHEELDPDALIAQAKQDAAKPAPAAAPAASNDHDDLLDSLGI, encoded by the coding sequence ATGATAGTTACAAGATCCGATGATGACGTCGTGTTGACGACTGAGGATGTACTGCTCAGTCTGTGCAACTCGGTAACCGACGTATTGAGTGCCGCGACCATGAGTCAGGTACGTTTTTCCGGTATGGTGCAGCGGATCAGCAAGACCTGCCTCAAGCCCGATATCGGCTGCTTCGTGCTGTTCGATGGCGGCTTCTCCGGTCTGGTGGTGATCAACTTCTCCGCCGCTGCCGCCATGGAGCTCTATGAGAGCTACATGCTGAGCATGGGGCTCTCCAAGGAGGATCTCGCCATCTCCCACACCTCGGACGAGGTGAGCAACGTGATGGGCGAGCTGATGAACCAGATCGTCGGCAGCTTCACCGTGAAGGTGGGCCGCGATCTGCAGACTCACATCACCCAGAACCAGCCGAAGATGCTGGCCCTCAACAAGCAGGTGATGCTGAGCGTCGATACCAATCTCGACAGCCCGGAGTCCCGCCGCGTCACCTTCTTCACCGCTCGCAACAACATCTTCTATCTGGAGCTGGCGATGGACAAAACCGAGTTCATTCGCATCCACAATGAGGGGATGGAGCACGAGGAGCTGGATCCCGATGCCCTGATAGCTCAGGCCAAGCAAGACGCAGCCAAACCGGCGCCTGCAGCAGCGCCAGCCGCCAGCAACGACCACGATGATCTGCTCGACTCGCTCGGTATCTGA
- a CDS encoding HIT domain-containing protein: MFELHSRLQADTCWLGDLPLCRVLLAKDSQYPWLILVPRVANLREIHHLAPEQQQQLMQESCAVAALMEQALSPDKINIGALGNLVPQLHIHHVARFATDAAWPGPIWGAHPVVPYEPQVLAQQADTWRARLAKLSGFTPVVADNGVN; the protein is encoded by the coding sequence ATGTTTGAATTGCATTCCCGCCTGCAGGCCGATACCTGCTGGCTTGGCGATCTGCCGCTCTGCCGCGTCCTGCTGGCCAAAGACAGTCAATACCCCTGGCTGATTCTGGTGCCGCGAGTGGCCAACCTGCGCGAGATCCACCATCTGGCACCGGAACAGCAGCAACAGCTGATGCAGGAGTCTTGCGCCGTCGCGGCGCTGATGGAGCAGGCCCTCAGTCCGGACAAGATCAACATCGGCGCGCTCGGCAATCTGGTGCCGCAACTGCACATTCATCATGTCGCCCGTTTCGCCACCGATGCCGCCTGGCCTGGCCCCATCTGGGGAGCTCATCCGGTCGTTCCTTATGAGCCACAAGTTTTGGCGCAGCAGGCCGATACATGGCGTGCCCGGCTCGCCAAGCTGAGCGGTTTCACCCCTGTGGTTGCTGATAACGGAGTCAACTGA